A genomic region of Gimesia chilikensis contains the following coding sequences:
- the hrpA gene encoding ATP-dependent RNA helicase HrpA produces the protein MSRGDANSAAADAGAASEDLNAALKELPGLISQAMVVDQFRFSQRLRSIRQAKKNKKPFDKNLQRLQEELKKSLARREERLKLRPEIKFDGSLPIHDELDHIKQTIADNQVVIICGETGSGKSTQLPKLLLSMGRGINGIIGHTQPRRIAARSVAARISEELGREQGTACGFKIRFTDTTNPNTYIKLMTDGILLAETQNDRFLNQYDTIIVDEAHERSLNIDFLLGYLKRLLSQRPDLRVIITSATIDAERFSEHFASSTGPAPILNVSGRTYPVEIRYRPFDAEPDDKGQGKGKNSNRDEQSQLADAVNELAAIDDGDILIFVATEWDIRETAKLLRGRSIIGDDGGRQTEIVPLYGRLSTAEQNKVFRPSTYRRIVIATNVAESSITVPGIRYVVDTGLARISRYSSRSQVQRLPIEAVSQASANQRAGRCGRVAPGICIRLYSEADFNSRDEFTSPEIQRTNLASVILQTLNMKLGAIEDFPFIDPPKPAAIRDGYSTLFELGAIDEQNRLTDIGRQISRLPVDPRIARMILAAHDENCLHEILVIASALELQDPRERPIDKQQAADEAQEQFRDPDSDFLSFLKLWDFYHKLKEDLSQSRLRRACVQNYLSYNRLREWADIFRQLRQLVEETGLKLHPRKDDSAAIHRALLPGLLSNIAMRSDTHEYTGSGGQKYFLWPGSGIFEKKPKWVISAELIETSKRYARTVAKISPNWIEPAAPHLVKKTWSDPRWNGDAASAMATEKVTLFGLTIVPGRSVHYGKIDPEQSRTLMLQYGLVEGDITLNVDFLAHNQKFMSDLEQQQAKSRRYDLIPSQEQLFAYYDARIPEDVYDGVSLKKWWKVAKRKTPTLLNMRLEDFFDAQAEEVDETEFPNALKMGKMQFPLEYHLEPGAAEDGVTISIPQESLNQLSPQRLGWLVPGLLEEKVAAMIKALPKSVRRMLVPAPETAKQVVKQLEFGKGSFEEKVATLLSQISGERITKEMFETERLPQHLQMNIRVLDQGGDAIAVNRNLTQLRQEYGSKAASSFSALSDDHWSQSGLTDWTFGDFPAEVQIDHDNLSLTGFPSLVDEGKSVMLCLRDAPERAAYETRFGLRRLFVLAEHRRLKSQVENIPGLERISLYAAGIGGINLREQLVELLAERVLCGQKERQPRSEAEYRQLIKEWRNQIPVAAQDLASLLPTLFEQYHKIKITLDKTKVPAWNEPLADMRAQLNALINARFLVNTPYPWLQQVPRYLQGIEMRLSKLGGSGLQRDIANIRSISRYIEMYAQRARQHHEREIIDPQLIKFRWLLEEFRVSLFAQKLGTALKVSPKILDQQWSLVRD, from the coding sequence ATGTCCCGTGGTGATGCGAATTCGGCTGCTGCTGACGCTGGTGCTGCCAGTGAGGATCTGAACGCTGCGCTGAAAGAGTTGCCCGGGCTGATCTCGCAGGCGATGGTCGTGGATCAGTTTCGGTTTTCCCAACGGCTGCGGTCGATCCGGCAGGCAAAGAAGAACAAAAAGCCGTTCGATAAGAATCTGCAGCGGCTGCAGGAAGAACTGAAGAAGTCGCTGGCCCGAAGGGAGGAGCGGCTCAAACTGAGACCCGAAATCAAGTTTGACGGCAGCCTGCCGATCCATGACGAACTGGATCACATCAAACAGACGATCGCCGACAACCAGGTGGTGATTATCTGCGGGGAGACCGGCTCGGGGAAATCGACCCAGTTGCCCAAGCTGCTGCTGTCGATGGGACGGGGCATCAATGGCATTATCGGTCACACCCAGCCGCGACGAATTGCCGCCCGTTCGGTAGCGGCCCGCATCTCCGAAGAACTGGGACGCGAACAGGGAACCGCCTGCGGTTTTAAGATCCGCTTCACCGACACGACGAACCCGAATACTTACATCAAGCTGATGACCGACGGGATTCTGCTGGCTGAAACGCAGAACGACCGCTTTCTGAATCAATACGACACGATCATTGTCGACGAAGCACACGAACGCTCGCTGAATATCGACTTCCTCTTAGGCTATCTCAAACGCCTGCTCTCACAGCGGCCTGATCTGCGGGTGATCATCACGTCGGCCACCATCGACGCCGAACGTTTCAGCGAGCACTTTGCATCAAGCACAGGGCCAGCGCCGATTCTGAATGTCTCGGGGCGGACGTATCCAGTGGAGATTCGCTATCGGCCCTTTGATGCAGAGCCGGACGACAAGGGACAGGGCAAAGGGAAAAACAGTAACCGCGATGAACAGTCGCAGCTGGCGGACGCGGTGAATGAACTGGCGGCGATTGATGACGGCGACATCCTGATCTTTGTGGCGACCGAGTGGGATATCCGCGAGACGGCGAAGCTGTTGCGAGGTCGCTCGATCATCGGTGATGACGGCGGAAGACAGACGGAGATTGTGCCGCTCTATGGTCGACTCTCGACGGCGGAACAGAACAAGGTCTTTCGTCCCTCCACGTATCGCCGAATTGTGATTGCGACGAACGTGGCCGAATCGTCGATCACGGTGCCGGGCATTCGCTATGTGGTTGATACGGGGCTGGCCCGCATCAGCCGGTATTCGAGCCGGTCGCAGGTGCAGCGGTTGCCGATCGAAGCGGTCTCGCAGGCGTCTGCCAATCAGCGGGCCGGCCGTTGTGGACGTGTCGCGCCGGGGATCTGTATCCGGCTTTACAGCGAAGCGGACTTCAACAGTCGCGATGAATTCACGTCGCCTGAAATCCAGCGAACCAACCTGGCCTCGGTGATTCTGCAGACGCTGAATATGAAGCTGGGTGCGATTGAAGACTTCCCGTTTATCGATCCTCCCAAGCCGGCGGCGATTCGTGACGGTTACAGCACGCTGTTTGAACTGGGGGCGATTGACGAACAGAACCGGCTGACCGACATCGGGCGGCAGATCAGTCGGCTGCCGGTCGACCCGCGAATTGCGCGGATGATTCTGGCGGCCCACGATGAAAACTGTCTGCATGAGATTCTGGTGATTGCGTCGGCCTTGGAACTGCAGGATCCACGCGAGCGGCCGATCGACAAACAGCAGGCGGCCGACGAAGCCCAGGAACAGTTTCGCGATCCCGATTCGGACTTCCTGAGCTTCCTCAAGCTGTGGGACTTTTATCACAAGCTGAAAGAGGATCTGTCGCAGAGCCGGTTGCGGCGGGCCTGCGTGCAGAATTACCTGTCGTATAATCGACTGCGGGAATGGGCGGACATCTTTCGGCAGTTGCGTCAGCTGGTCGAAGAGACGGGGCTCAAACTGCATCCGCGGAAAGACGACTCGGCGGCGATTCACCGGGCGCTGCTGCCAGGGCTGTTGTCGAACATTGCCATGCGGTCGGACACGCATGAGTACACCGGTTCCGGCGGGCAGAAGTATTTCCTCTGGCCCGGGTCAGGGATTTTTGAGAAGAAGCCGAAGTGGGTCATCTCGGCGGAGCTGATCGAAACGAGCAAGCGATATGCCCGCACGGTTGCGAAGATTTCGCCGAACTGGATCGAGCCCGCTGCACCGCACCTGGTGAAAAAGACCTGGAGCGATCCCCGCTGGAACGGGGATGCAGCGTCCGCGATGGCCACCGAAAAGGTGACGCTGTTTGGTCTGACCATCGTGCCGGGACGCTCGGTGCATTACGGCAAGATCGATCCCGAACAGTCGCGGACCCTGATGCTGCAGTATGGCCTGGTCGAGGGGGATATTACGCTCAACGTCGATTTCCTGGCACACAATCAGAAGTTCATGAGCGACCTGGAACAGCAGCAGGCCAAGTCGCGGCGGTACGACCTGATTCCTTCGCAGGAGCAGCTGTTCGCGTATTACGATGCCCGGATTCCGGAAGACGTCTATGACGGCGTGAGCCTGAAAAAGTGGTGGAAGGTCGCCAAACGCAAGACGCCGACACTGCTCAACATGCGACTGGAGGACTTCTTCGACGCACAGGCGGAGGAGGTTGACGAGACTGAATTCCCGAACGCACTCAAGATGGGGAAGATGCAGTTTCCGCTGGAGTATCACCTGGAGCCGGGAGCCGCGGAAGATGGCGTGACCATTTCGATTCCGCAGGAGAGTCTCAATCAGTTGTCGCCGCAGCGACTGGGCTGGCTGGTGCCGGGGCTGCTGGAAGAAAAGGTGGCGGCGATGATCAAGGCGCTGCCCAAGTCGGTCCGGCGGATGCTGGTGCCTGCACCGGAGACGGCGAAACAGGTCGTAAAGCAACTGGAGTTCGGCAAGGGTTCGTTTGAAGAGAAAGTCGCGACGCTGCTGTCACAGATTTCGGGAGAGCGGATCACGAAGGAGATGTTTGAAACGGAGCGGCTGCCTCAGCATTTGCAGATGAATATCCGCGTGCTGGACCAGGGGGGCGATGCGATCGCCGTCAACCGGAACCTGACACAGCTGCGACAGGAATATGGTTCGAAAGCGGCCAGCAGTTTCTCGGCACTCTCCGATGATCACTGGAGCCAGAGCGGGCTGACCGACTGGACGTTCGGCGATTTTCCGGCCGAGGTGCAGATTGATCACGATAATCTGTCGCTCACCGGATTTCCGAGCCTGGTCGATGAAGGGAAGTCGGTGATGCTCTGCCTGCGGGATGCGCCGGAGCGGGCCGCCTATGAGACGCGGTTCGGATTGAGGCGGCTGTTTGTACTGGCCGAACATCGGCGATTGAAATCACAGGTGGAGAATATCCCGGGCCTGGAACGGATCTCACTGTATGCTGCGGGGATCGGCGGGATCAATCTGCGGGAGCAACTGGTCGAACTGCTGGCGGAGCGGGTGCTTTGCGGACAGAAAGAACGCCAGCCGCGGTCTGAAGCCGAGTATCGTCAGTTGATCAAGGAATGGCGGAATCAGATTCCAGTCGCCGCACAGGATCTGGCGTCACTGTTGCCGACGCTGTTTGAGCAGTATCACAAAATCAAGATTACGCTGGATAAGACCAAGGTTCCCGCCTGGAATGAACCGCTGGCCGACATGCGGGCGCAGTTGAATGCCCTAATCAACGCCCGCTTCCTGGTGAATACGCCCTACCCCTGGCTGCAACAGGTTCCCCGTTACCTGCAGGGCATTGAAATGCGGTTGAGTAAACTCGGCGGGAGCGGACTGCAGCGGGACATCGCGAATATTCGCAGTATTTCGCGGTACATTGAAATGTACGCCCAGCGGGCCCGGCAGCATCATGAGCGGGAGATTATCGATCCGCAGTTGATCAAGTTCCGCTGGCTGCTGGAAGAATTCCGGGTGTCGCTGTTCGCCCAGAAACTGGGGACGGCGCTGAAGGTGTCGCCGAAGATTCTGGATCAGCAGTGGTCGCTGGTGCGGGATTGA
- a CDS encoding pentapeptide repeat-containing protein produces MNPEHLKLIQQGAENFEEWRMENPDVELDFSDADLNGADLSEFLLWGTNFSGARLREADLSYADFVTADLSRADLTKSDLTSGNFSEADLSQACLAGCLLIDADLVDANLQGTDLKDADLSGAILFCSDLSGADLRGARLRNTDFRGTILEQVQLEGLRVDSEQWLEDLKSADEPVIGFDFAAWMVVEETSEAEEAEFVLRCRS; encoded by the coding sequence ATGAACCCGGAACACCTGAAGCTGATTCAACAGGGGGCAGAAAACTTTGAGGAATGGCGGATGGAGAACCCGGATGTGGAACTTGATTTTTCAGACGCGGATCTGAACGGCGCTGATTTGAGCGAATTTCTACTCTGGGGAACCAACTTCAGTGGAGCCCGATTAAGGGAAGCGGATCTGAGCTATGCCGATTTCGTCACAGCAGATTTGAGCCGGGCAGACTTAACCAAATCCGACCTGACCAGCGGCAACTTTTCTGAAGCCGATCTGAGTCAGGCCTGTCTGGCAGGCTGCCTGCTGATTGACGCGGACCTGGTTGACGCGAATCTACAGGGGACCGATCTGAAAGATGCCGATTTAAGCGGCGCCATTCTTTTCTGTTCCGATCTGTCAGGCGCTGACCTGCGAGGCGCACGACTGCGAAACACGGATTTCCGGGGCACGATTCTCGAGCAAGTCCAACTGGAAGGCTTACGGGTAGATTCCGAACAGTGGCTCGAAGATTTGAAATCCGCGGATGAACCGGTCATCGGATTTGACTTCGCAGCCTGGATGGTTGTGGAAGAGACCAGCGAGGCGGAAGAAGCGGAATTTGTGCTGCGGTGTCGCTCGTAA
- a CDS encoding alpha/beta hydrolase: MHRDRLTFIAILLTLTVVLSESASAQQPRRGAPRWVRENADVHRNLEYAEVDGKPLLLDLYLPKDVKQPPLLVWIHGGGWRSGDKGRGGILVPLGLQNGYACASINYRLSGEATFPAQIHDCKAAIRWLRAHAKEYGYDATRIGVGGSSAGGHLVSLLGTSGGDKQLEGTVGKHADQSSQVQAVLDMWGPTDFLQMDAHALPDARFKHNDPRSPESLLLGGPVLENKDKVAQANPITYIDKQDPPFLIIHGSKDPLVPVHQSQLIDKALKKAKVPVQLIVVEGAGHGGREFNTPETNDRIVKFLDQHVKQAPRQKAGN, from the coding sequence ATGCACAGAGACCGCCTGACTTTCATCGCGATTCTACTTACCTTGACCGTCGTCCTGAGCGAATCCGCTTCGGCTCAACAACCCCGCCGTGGTGCGCCTCGCTGGGTTCGCGAAAATGCGGACGTGCATCGGAACCTGGAATACGCGGAAGTGGACGGGAAGCCTTTGTTGCTTGATTTGTATCTGCCGAAAGACGTCAAACAGCCTCCCCTGCTCGTCTGGATTCATGGCGGTGGCTGGCGAAGTGGCGACAAAGGCCGGGGTGGGATCCTGGTTCCCCTGGGCCTGCAGAACGGTTATGCCTGTGCGAGCATCAATTACCGTCTGAGTGGTGAGGCAACGTTCCCTGCGCAGATTCACGACTGCAAAGCCGCCATCCGCTGGCTGAGAGCCCATGCGAAAGAGTACGGATACGACGCGACCCGCATCGGCGTGGGCGGCTCATCCGCCGGCGGTCACCTGGTTTCCCTGCTGGGAACCAGCGGGGGCGACAAACAGCTGGAAGGGACGGTCGGCAAACATGCGGATCAATCGAGCCAGGTTCAGGCGGTGCTCGACATGTGGGGACCGACCGATTTTCTGCAGATGGATGCGCATGCCCTGCCCGACGCCCGCTTCAAACACAACGACCCCCGTTCGCCGGAATCGTTGCTGCTGGGCGGACCGGTGCTGGAGAACAAAGACAAAGTCGCACAGGCCAACCCGATCACCTACATCGACAAACAGGATCCCCCGTTCCTGATCATTCACGGCTCGAAAGACCCGCTGGTACCCGTGCATCAGAGCCAGTTAATCGACAAGGCACTCAAAAAAGCGAAGGTGCCCGTGCAGTTGATCGTCGTCGAAGGGGCCGGACATGGCGGTCGGGAATTCAATACTCCTGAGACCAACGACCGCATCGTGAAGTTCCTCGATCAGCATGTGAAGCAGGCTCCCCGGCAGAAAGCCGGTAACTGA
- a CDS encoding DUF1559 domain-containing protein, with amino-acid sequence MSLSAPVVRKRGFTLIELLVVIAIIAILIALLLPAVQQAREAARRSQCKNNLKQIGLALHNYNETHRVFPPGFINDHGWLCNLFILPFMDQAPLYNKISPNRPMDLTNTTVLADVRTVLPAYLCPSSADPNPAQNADNRVSGEAIGLSNYLGFNGNGDYRCNSSAKPNGMFYHNSQTRIRDITDGLSNTFAFTERTTVNDAAGTNHIGSIWAGVTPCAATTNKFENIRYGLVQARVGWSMINGTGYQFGPSSLHEGGVHVLMADGAVRFASENMDASNNPGTISSATSTYFRLAVINDGQVIGEW; translated from the coding sequence ATGAGTCTATCTGCACCCGTCGTCCGCAAACGCGGCTTTACCCTGATCGAACTGCTGGTGGTGATTGCCATCATCGCGATTCTGATCGCCCTCTTACTGCCCGCCGTTCAGCAGGCACGCGAAGCGGCCCGTCGCAGTCAGTGTAAAAACAATCTCAAGCAGATTGGCCTGGCGCTGCACAACTACAACGAAACACACCGCGTCTTCCCGCCCGGATTCATTAACGATCACGGCTGGTTGTGCAACCTGTTTATCCTCCCTTTCATGGATCAGGCTCCGCTCTACAATAAAATCAGCCCTAACAGGCCCATGGATCTGACCAACACCACGGTACTCGCCGATGTGCGAACGGTTCTGCCCGCCTACCTCTGTCCGTCCAGTGCCGATCCCAACCCGGCTCAGAATGCAGACAACAGAGTAAGTGGCGAGGCCATCGGTCTGTCCAATTACCTCGGCTTCAATGGCAACGGTGACTATCGTTGTAACTCATCCGCAAAGCCGAACGGTATGTTCTACCACAACAGTCAAACCCGGATCCGCGACATCACCGACGGTCTCTCCAACACGTTTGCCTTCACAGAAAGAACCACCGTGAACGACGCTGCCGGCACGAACCACATCGGTTCGATCTGGGCAGGAGTCACTCCCTGTGCTGCGACTACCAACAAATTCGAGAACATTCGTTACGGTCTGGTTCAGGCACGTGTCGGCTGGTCCATGATCAACGGAACCGGTTACCAGTTTGGTCCCAGCAGTCTGCATGAAGGCGGCGTGCATGTGCTCATGGCAGACGGTGCTGTTCGCTTCGCCAGCGAAAACATGGATGCTTCCAATAACCCAGGCACCATTTCCTCCGCAACCAGTACTTACTTCCGACTGGCCGTCATCAACGATGGTCAGGTCATCGGTGAATGGTAA
- a CDS encoding carboxypeptidase-like regulatory domain-containing protein translates to MYFLSPRSLRCTGLVFTVCTLLAGCSGTPEDQPDTASVKGLVVMEGEPIEGAVVTFAPEAGRPSTGITNSQGIFELAYNPTTNGAKIGKHTVRISTARYVENPDGTTTEVKEVIPAKYNESSSLTVEVKPGENDFPFKLDKE, encoded by the coding sequence ATGTACTTTTTATCTCCGCGATCGTTACGCTGCACGGGACTGGTTTTTACGGTATGTACTCTACTGGCAGGTTGTTCCGGCACACCTGAGGATCAGCCTGATACCGCATCGGTAAAGGGACTGGTCGTGATGGAAGGGGAACCGATCGAGGGAGCAGTCGTGACGTTTGCTCCCGAAGCGGGGCGACCTTCGACGGGTATCACAAACAGCCAGGGGATCTTTGAACTGGCTTATAACCCGACAACCAACGGAGCCAAGATCGGCAAGCATACGGTTCGCATCTCGACAGCACGCTACGTCGAAAATCCGGATGGAACCACGACCGAAGTAAAAGAGGTCATCCCTGCCAAGTACAACGAGAGTTCCAGCCTGACGGTGGAAGTCAAACCCGGGGAAAACGATTTCCCCTTTAAGCTGGACAAGGAATGA
- a CDS encoding SMI1/KNR4 family protein, which produces MNDSQLQALFKIVEKEAAELFGVAGPVDEAKIDEAEKLLGLPIRGSYREFIRQLGTVEEGFCALRPDDDVAETGVYALTQLGREKYDFKKEWIMVYARFEEGMIGALDTSQMNEAGEAPVLMMNVDPICEEAGHTNLQKFADSFYEALMHYYGVSEDDLK; this is translated from the coding sequence ATGAACGACAGTCAGCTGCAGGCGTTATTCAAAATCGTGGAAAAAGAGGCTGCCGAGTTATTTGGTGTCGCTGGCCCAGTGGATGAAGCGAAAATCGACGAAGCAGAAAAGCTGCTGGGCCTGCCCATTCGCGGCAGTTACCGCGAGTTCATTCGGCAGTTGGGGACTGTGGAAGAAGGTTTCTGTGCACTAAGGCCTGACGACGATGTAGCTGAAACGGGCGTCTACGCTTTAACGCAGCTGGGAAGAGAAAAATATGACTTCAAAAAAGAATGGATCATGGTCTATGCTCGATTCGAAGAGGGAATGATTGGCGCGCTGGATACCTCTCAAATGAACGAGGCAGGGGAAGCCCCGGTCCTGATGATGAACGTTGATCCGATATGTGAAGAAGCCGGACATACCAATCTGCAAAAGTTTGCTGATTCATTTTACGAAGCTCTGATGCATTATTACGGAGTCAGCGAGGATGATTTGAAATAA
- a CDS encoding potassium channel family protein codes for MFHQLTSTLDPNRSQKQSLAHFFRIMVLLIGFTIFGTVGIRVIEGASWLDSLFMIVITATTVGYEDPVSLSDNGKIFIIFYLMFGLGIFTYSVSQLGQWIVRQQMSSVLEKRRMQKTISNLEGHYIVCGLGRMGHSICEYLHEREKQFVVIDSNEERLEQTCTPRNWYYIQGDATDDQVLKSAGIERAASLAAALPGDADNVYVVLTARMLNPDFQIIARASDDKAGEKIKHAGANRIVSPFRSGAVKIARFMIHPAVEDFVEVASKHVGGFEVADLQISEDSPYCGKKLSETDLSTKGIMVVGICRPGHQPQMPPSSSSILNAGDSIFALGSSDAITHLMEEFNPSTETSA; via the coding sequence ATGTTTCACCAGCTGACCTCAACCCTGGATCCCAACCGCTCGCAGAAGCAGTCGCTTGCGCACTTCTTCCGCATCATGGTTCTGTTGATCGGCTTTACGATTTTCGGAACGGTCGGCATTCGAGTGATCGAAGGTGCTTCCTGGCTCGACAGCCTGTTCATGATCGTGATTACCGCGACCACCGTCGGATACGAAGACCCGGTGTCGCTGTCTGATAACGGCAAAATCTTTATCATTTTCTACCTCATGTTTGGTCTGGGGATTTTCACCTACAGTGTCTCCCAGCTCGGTCAGTGGATTGTGCGCCAGCAAATGAGTTCGGTTCTGGAGAAACGACGCATGCAGAAAACAATTTCCAATCTGGAAGGTCACTACATCGTGTGTGGCCTCGGTCGGATGGGACACTCCATCTGTGAGTATCTGCACGAACGCGAAAAACAGTTCGTGGTCATCGACAGTAACGAAGAACGCCTGGAGCAGACCTGCACTCCCCGCAACTGGTACTACATCCAGGGCGACGCCACCGATGACCAGGTCCTCAAAAGTGCCGGCATCGAACGGGCGGCTTCCCTCGCAGCAGCCCTCCCCGGCGACGCCGACAACGTCTACGTAGTGCTCACCGCGCGGATGCTGAATCCCGATTTTCAGATCATCGCCCGTGCCAGCGACGACAAGGCCGGCGAGAAGATCAAACATGCCGGCGCGAATCGCATCGTCAGTCCCTTCCGCAGCGGTGCCGTTAAAATCGCCCGCTTCATGATTCATCCCGCGGTCGAAGATTTCGTCGAGGTCGCCAGCAAACATGTGGGTGGGTTCGAAGTCGCCGACCTGCAGATCTCGGAAGACAGCCCCTACTGCGGCAAGAAGCTGAGTGAAACCGATCTGAGTACCAAAGGCATCATGGTGGTCGGCATCTGTCGTCCCGGTCATCAGCCCCAGATGCCCCCCTCCAGTTCGTCGATCCTCAACGCAGGCGACAGCATCTTCGCCCTGGGTTCCTCGGATGCGATCACTCACCTCATGGAAGAATTCAATCCGTCTACCGAGACATCCGCCTGA